ACCCAGCTCAACCGCTCCGACATCCGTTCCGACCCGGCTACGGGTGTGGTGAAGCCGGGGGTTCCACTGGTGTTGCGCTTTGTGATCTCGAGGGTCTCGAGCAGCGGCTGCACCCTGTTGCCGGGGGCCATGGTGGACATCTGGCAGTGCGACGCCCAGGGCCTCTACTCCGGGGTGCAGGATCGCTTTGCCGACACCCGCGGGCAAAAGTGGCTGCGCGGCTACCAGGTCACCAATGCCCAGGGGGTGGCCGAGTTCACCACCATCTACCCCGGCTGGTATCCGGGCCGCACCGTGCACATCCACTTCAAAATCCGCTACCAGAATCGCGACTTCACCTCCCAGCTCTTCTTCGACGATGCCCTGAGCGACCGTATCCTGGCCAACCCGCCCTACGCAAAAGCGGGCATCCGCACCCGCAACGCCAACGACGGCATCTACCGCAACGGCGGCAGCCAGCTCCTGCTCAACCTGACCCCAAGCGGGGCGGGGTATGCGGCCACTTTCGATATCGGCCTGAACCTCTGAGCGGATAAAAATCCTCTTGATTAGCTCTCATTCTGGGGCCCCCGCCTGAAGCGCGGGCAGTAGAGAACACGAGAGATCATCCTGCGCTCAGGCGGAACGATTCAGGCGGGGTTCAAGCGACTGCCCGCCGCAAGCGCGTAGGCGATGAAGCCCGCCAGCGCGGCAAACCCCACCCCGGTGCGGGCCTGGCCGGTTTCGGGGTCGAAGGACTCAGGGGCGTAGCCCTGGTCGAGGGGGGCCTGCTCGAGCACCATCAGCGCGTCCCCCGCAGGGCGCAAGAGCCCCGAGAGAATCCGGTTGGCCAGTCCAAAGCCCGAGGGGAAGGGAAAGTGGGCCGAGCCCTCGCCGGGAAAGCGCCCTTTGTAGTGGTGGGGGTTGTCGTTGCCCAGAATCCAGAGCGCGGTGGCCTGCCAGATGGGGTCTTGGCGGCTGCAAAAGCCCAGGTGGGGGAGCAGCAGCAGGCTGCCCGCGGGCTCGTCGGAGAAAGTATGGGCGCCCCCCGGCTCGAAGCTAAAGACAAACCGCCCGTTGCGCTCGGCCTGGCGGTAGAGGGTCTCGCGGATGGCCCGGGCCTCGAGCTTCAGTGCCTCGCCGCCCTGCCAGAAGGGCGAGAGGCGCTCGAGGGCCACCGCCCACAGGGCGTTGTCGTAGGTCAGGTAGGGCTCCTGCACCGGGTCGTCGGTGGGGGAGAGGAAGGTGCGGTAGAGGGGCAGCGAGGGGTGTTTTTCCTCGGCCACCCGCGCCAGCACCCCCTCCAGCGGCGCGCGCAGCTCGCTCACCAGCTCGGGGTTGGGGCCGGTGGCCTCCAAATACCGGGCCAGCGCCAGCGGATAGGCCGCAGCCTGGTCGAGCTCAAAACCGGGGTACAGGGGCGGCCCAGCCAGGTACTGGGCGTGCTCGCCCGGCCAGCGGGCCTGGCGGCGGAAAGCCGCTTTGAGCACCTCCCGGGCCCGCTTGCGGTCGGCCTTGAGCAGGGCCGGGAAAAACCACAAGAGCGCGTCGCGGGCCCAGTAGGCCCCCGAGACGTAGTAGTGGGGGCTACGGGAGGTCAGCAGCACCGGCTCGCCCTCGAGGGTGTCGGCCTGGGCGTAGAAGTAGCTGAAAATCAGATGCCGCCGGTAGACCTCGTAGAGGGGGCCCGTGTAGTTGGTGGTCAGAAGGGCCAGCTTGTGCAGGGTCTTGCGCAGCAGGCCCTCCCAGCCCACGCGCCGCAGGTGCAGGGCGGTGGTGCGGGCCCCGTCGGCCTCGGGGGCCAGGCCCAGGTAGAGCGTGACCGGGCCATGCGCCCACTCGAGCACGAACTGGGGGCCCCAATCTATTCGGGTGGGGGGAGGGTCGGCCTGTAAGCCCAACGCCAGCAGGGTGCGCTCGCTGCGGGCTTCCAGCACATAGCTGCCAGTCCAGGCATCGTGCCCGGTGCGGAAAGCGGCCTCGAGCCTCTCTTCCCTAAAACGCCTAAGACCCAGGTACTCCAGGTTGCCCGCTACCTGCAGGGGGCCGTTTTGCTTGGGCTCCAGCCTGAGCGCCAGCCCCCGCTCGCCGTAGGGGGCTAAGAGCGTCACCGTGAGCTGGGCGTTCTCCCAGATGGGAATCCAGTCCGACAGGCGCGAAACCTGCCAGCCCTGGCCGGACACCTCCAGCAAAGGCGCCCCCACCCAGTCCAGCAGGCCATTGAGCCCCAGCGAGGCCACCCCCATGCGCGAGATGGTGGGGGCTTGGGGGCTGGCTTCTACGTGCACCTCGAGGTTGCCAGTGGGCAGGTGCGCGGGGGGGGTGTCCAGGATGGGGGCGGGGGTCATGAGTTCCATAAAGCTCACTGCTTCTTGAGCTTATCGAAATAGACCCACACAAAGTACAACGCCAGCAATACCAAAAGCACAAACAGCGCGGTTACGATGCCCCGCAGCCAGTCGGCAAACATCACCCCCACCAGCACCCCAGCGGCAAAACCAAGCAGGTGCCCGCGGTACTGCTGCCATAACAAGCGGGCCAGGTTTTTGTTCATGCCGACCAGATTACCAGGAAAACCGCCCTAGCCCTTGACCCCCGTCAGTACTACGCCTTCGATAATCTGACGCTGGAAGAACAAGAAGACCAGCAGCACCGGCAGCACTGCCAGGCTGCTGGCGGCCATGATCAGGTTCCAGGCGGTGCCGGCCTCGCTCGAGAACAGCGCCACCCCCACCGGGATGGTGCGCATATCGGCGGTCTGTACCACAATCAGGGGCCACAAAAAGGCGTTCCAGTTGCCCAGGAAGGTAAAGATACCCAAAGCCGCCAGGGCCGGGCGCACCAGGGGAAAGGCAATGCGCCAGAACACCCCAAACTCACTCAGCCCATCAATTCGCCCGGCGTCCAGCAGGTCGGTGGGCAGGGTCTGGAAAAACTGCCGCATCAAAAACACCCCAAAGGCACTGATGAGGCCGGGAAACAGCAAGCCCCAGTAGGTGTTGCTCCAGCCGTACTGGGTGCTCATCACATACCAGGGGATAATGAGCATCTCGGTGGGCACCATCAGGGTCGAAAGGATCAGCACAAATACCAGCCCCCGTCCGGGAAAACGCAGCTTGGCCAGGGTGTAGCCCACCAGCGAATCGAACAACAACACCGAAAAAGTGGTGATGAGGGCCACAATCAGGCTGTTTAGGAACCAACGGGGAAACTGGGTTTTGAAGAGCACCTCGCGGTAGTTGTCCAGGGTGGGGGCCTGGGGCCAGACCTTGAGCTCGAAAATTTCGGCAAAAGGCTTGAGGGAGGTCAGGAACATCCACACAAAGGGAAAAAACATCACCAGGCTGCCCAGAATCAGGAGCGCGTAGACGAGGAACGTAGATAGGCGCTTCATCAGTATTCCACCCGCCGCGACAAGAGCCGTAGTTGCACCAGGGTGATGAACAGGATAATCACAAACAGCAAGACCGTGATGGCTGCGGCATAGCCCAGGTCAAACCGAGCGAAGGCTTGTTGGTAGATGTACAGGGCCAGCGTCAGGGTGGAGCCCAACGGCCCGCCCTGATCGGTAAAGTTGAGGTTGACCACCTGGGTGAAGAGCTGCAAAAAGCCAATGGTGCCTATCACTGCCGAGAAGACCATCACCGGGTTCAAAAGCGG
This Meiothermus cerbereus DSM 11376 DNA region includes the following protein-coding sequences:
- a CDS encoding intradiol ring-cleavage dioxygenase produces the protein MDNDDKPIGTILNRRKVLAALGLGGLAGVSGLLGQKAEAQNTLPSCIVRPALTEGPYFVDTQLNRSDIRSDPATGVVKPGVPLVLRFVISRVSSSGCTLLPGAMVDIWQCDAQGLYSGVQDRFADTRGQKWLRGYQVTNAQGVAEFTTIYPGWYPGRTVHIHFKIRYQNRDFTSQLFFDDALSDRILANPPYAKAGIRTRNANDGIYRNGGSQLLLNLTPSGAGYAATFDIGLNL
- a CDS encoding glycoside hydrolase family 125 protein, whose product is MELMTPAPILDTPPAHLPTGNLEVHVEASPQAPTISRMGVASLGLNGLLDWVGAPLLEVSGQGWQVSRLSDWIPIWENAQLTVTLLAPYGERGLALRLEPKQNGPLQVAGNLEYLGLRRFREERLEAAFRTGHDAWTGSYVLEARSERTLLALGLQADPPPTRIDWGPQFVLEWAHGPVTLYLGLAPEADGARTTALHLRRVGWEGLLRKTLHKLALLTTNYTGPLYEVYRRHLIFSYFYAQADTLEGEPVLLTSRSPHYYVSGAYWARDALLWFFPALLKADRKRAREVLKAAFRRQARWPGEHAQYLAGPPLYPGFELDQAAAYPLALARYLEATGPNPELVSELRAPLEGVLARVAEEKHPSLPLYRTFLSPTDDPVQEPYLTYDNALWAVALERLSPFWQGGEALKLEARAIRETLYRQAERNGRFVFSFEPGGAHTFSDEPAGSLLLLPHLGFCSRQDPIWQATALWILGNDNPHHYKGRFPGEGSAHFPFPSGFGLANRILSGLLRPAGDALMVLEQAPLDQGYAPESFDPETGQARTGVGFAALAGFIAYALAAGSRLNPA
- a CDS encoding carbohydrate ABC transporter permease; its protein translation is MKRLSTFLVYALLILGSLVMFFPFVWMFLTSLKPFAEIFELKVWPQAPTLDNYREVLFKTQFPRWFLNSLIVALITTFSVLLFDSLVGYTLAKLRFPGRGLVFVLILSTLMVPTEMLIIPWYVMSTQYGWSNTYWGLLFPGLISAFGVFLMRQFFQTLPTDLLDAGRIDGLSEFGVFWRIAFPLVRPALAALGIFTFLGNWNAFLWPLIVVQTADMRTIPVGVALFSSEAGTAWNLIMAASSLAVLPVLLVFLFFQRQIIEGVVLTGVKG